One Vigna unguiculata cultivar IT97K-499-35 chromosome 11, ASM411807v1, whole genome shotgun sequence DNA window includes the following coding sequences:
- the LOC114169235 gene encoding G-type lectin S-receptor-like serine/threonine-protein kinase At1g67520, whose amino-acid sequence MGVKLSLIDDFRNDLKKGHGLKVFDYTLVMAATNGFSHENKLGQGGFGPVYKGTLPTEEFAVKRLSRSSAQGIVEFKNELTLICELQHMNLVQLLGCCIHEEEKILIYEYIPNKSLDFYLFECTRSKLLDWNKRFNIIQRIAQGLLYLHKYSGLKVIHRDLKTSNILLDENMNPKILDFGMARMFTQQDSISNTNRVVGTYRYMSPEYAMEGVFSTKSDVYSFGVLLLEIVSGRKNTSFYDHDHPINLVGHVWELWKDDKCVESVDPSLMESLDSDDVQRCIHAGLLCVEHYANDRPTMSDVISMLTNKSERVSLPKRPAFYVQREMLNENLSSLQNCVLLLQ is encoded by the exons atgGGGGTGAAATTATCTCTAATCGACGATTTTCGAAATGATTTGAAAAAGGGACACGGTTTAAAAGTATTCGATTATACGTTGGTTATGGCAGCCACAAATGGATTCTCACATGAAAACAAGTTAGGACAGGGAGGTTTTGGACCAGTTTATAAG GGAACCTTACCAACAGAGGAGTTTGCCGTAAAAAGACTTTCAAGAAGTTCTGCACAAGGAATTgtggagttcaaaaatgaacTAACACTTATATGCGAACTTCAGCACATGAATCTTGTTCAACTACTTGGTTGTTGCATTCATGAAGAAGAGAAGATTCTGATTTACGAGTATATACCCAATAAAAGCTTGGATTTCTATCTTTTCG AGTGTACAAGAAGCAAATTACTAGATTGGAATAAGCGGTTCAACATAATACAACGAATTGCTCAAGGATTATTGTATCTTCACAAGTATTCGGGACTCAAAGTGATACACAGAGACTTGAAAACTAGTAACATACTTCTTGATGAGAACATGAATccaaaaattttagattttggaATGGCTAGAATGTTTACCCAACAAGACTCCATATCAAATACGAACAGAGTTGTTGGGACATA TCGTTATATGTCTCCAGAATATGCTATGGAAGGAGTTTTCTCGACAAAGTCTGATGTATATAGCTTTGGAGTGTTGTTGCTTGAAATAGTCAGTGGACGGAAAAACACCAGCTTTTATGATCATGACCACCCAATAAATCTAGTTGGACAT GTATGGGAATTATGGAAAGATGACAAGTGTGTTGAATCAGTGGATCCATCATTAATGGAGTCATTAGATTCTGATGATGTGCAGAGGTGTATTCATGCCGGTCTTCTATGTGTTGAACATTATGCAAATGATAGACCTACAATGTCTGATGTTATATCAATGTTGACAAACAAGAGTGAAAGAGTGTCTTTACCTAAAAGACCAGCATTCTATGTTCAAAGAGAGATGCTTAACGAAAATTTATCATCTCTGCAGAATTGTGTACTGCTTCTACAGTAG
- the LOC114169233 gene encoding chalcone synthase 17-like yields the protein MVSVSEIRQAQRAEGPATILAIGTATPSNCVDQSTYPDYYFRITNSEHMTNLKEKFQRMCDKSMIKKRYMHLTEEILKENPNICAYMAPSLDARQDIVVVEVPKLGKDAAVKAIKEWGQPKSKITHLIFCTTSGVDMPGADYQLTKLLGLRPSVKRYMMYQQGCFAGGTVLRLAKDLAENNKGARVLVVCSEITAVTFRGPSDTHLDSLVGQALFGDGAAAVIVGSDPIPHIEKPLFELVWTAQTIAPDSDGAIDGHLREVGLTFHLLKDVPGIVSKNIGKALYEAFNPLNISDYNSIFWIAHPGGPAILDQVEQKLDLKAEKMKATRDVLSEYGNMSSACVLFILDEMRRKSIENGLKTTGEGLEWGVLFGFGPGLTIETVVLHSVAI from the exons ATGGTGAGTGTATCCGAGATCCGCCAAGCTCAAAGGGCAGAAGGCCCTGCAACTATTCTTGCCATTGGAACTGCAACTCCATCAAATTGTGTTGATCAGAGCACTTATCCCGATTACTATTTTAGAATCACAAACAGTGAACACATGACCAACCTCAAAGAGAAATTCCAGCGCATGT GTGACAAGTCCATGATCAAGAAGAGGTATATGCATTTGACTGAGGAGATCTTGAAGGAGAATCCTAACATATGTGCTTACATGGCACCTTCTTTGGATGCTAGGCAAGACATAGTGGTGGTAGAGGTACCAAAATTGGGAAAAGATGCTGCAGTGAAGGCTATAAAGGAGTGGGGGCAACCAAAGTCCAAGATTACACACTTGATCTTTTGTACCACTAGTGGCGTCGACATGCCTGGTGCTGATTACCAACTCACTAAACTCTTGGGACTTCGACCCTCTGTCAAAAGGTACATGATGTACCAACAAGGTTGCTTTGCAGGAGGGACGGTTCTTCGATTGGCCAAGGATTTGGCTGAGAACAACAAGGGTGCGCGTGTGCTTGTCGTGTGTTCTGAGATCACCGCAGTCACGTTCCGTGGCCCAAGTGACACCCACCTAGATAGTCTTGTGGGACAAGCACTATTTGGAGATGGAGCAGCTGCAGTGATCGTTGGTTCTGACCCAATTCCACATATTGAGAAGCCATTGTTTGAGCTAGTTTGGACTGCACAAACCATTGCTCCAGACAGTGATGGTGCCATTGATGGACACCTTCGTGAAGTTGGATTGACATTTCACCTTCTTAAGGATGTTCCTGGGATTGTCTCAAAGAACATTGGGAAGGCACTTTATGAGGCCTTCAACCCATTGAACATCTCTGACTACAACTCCATCTTCTGGATTGCACACCCTGGTGGACCTGCAATTCTAGACCAAGTTGAGCAAAAGTTGGATCTCAAAGCTGAAAAGATGAAGGCTACTAGAGATGTGCTTAGTGAATATGGGAATATGTCAAGTGCATGTGTGCTTTTCATCTTGGATGAGATGAGGAGGAAATCAATTGAAAATGGACTCAAAACTACTGGTGAAGGACTTGAATGGGGTGTCTTATTTGGTTTTGGACCTGGACTTACTATTGAGACTGTTGTTCTCCACAGTGTTGCAATATAA